In the Granulosicoccus antarcticus IMCC3135 genome, GGAGCATGTCGTCAAGCCGATTCTTGATCTGGGGAGTAGCGTCATTGACATCGCTACGGATGTCATCAAGTTTCCATTTGAACTGGGACAGATATTTTTCAGCGGACTTGGAGATGCTGGCTCAGCGTTATTCAGTGGCGATTTTTCAGGGGCATGGAATGCGCTGACAACAACTGCTGGCGATATGTTTGAAGCAAGCGCTGCGCAGGTTGTGGACACTGGGGTGATGTCATTGCATGCGGCGGTCAATTTCATAGAGTCGGTGACTGGTCAGATTGAAGAGCGGTCATTGAGTCAGGCGGAGATCAACTATCTAAGACCTATCTACGGAGATTCAATTGACTACAGCGCGGTGACAGTTCAGAGCGGTGGTATCAAAGAATCACTCGATATGCGAGCCAATGTTGTGGGCAATGATATTTTCATGCCTGAGAGTGCATTCGAGGCAGACGGTGTGACACTAACAGAAGATGGTCTGGAAACCCTGGGCCACGAAATGGGTCATATTTGGCAGTTTCAGAACCGAGGTCCCGACTACATCAGTAGTGCGATACTTTCTCAACATTCACACGGTAGCGAGGGTGTAGGCACCGGTGAAGGCTATGACTGGCTTGCAGTGGCAGATGAGGGCGTACATTTCAATGACATGAATCCGGAGAGTCAGGCTGAGCTAGCTTCATTTATCGGGCAATCAATCGATCCCATCACCGGGGAGGTCAGTGAGGACTTATTGGAGAAAGCAATAGCTAAAGAACTCAAAATTGACAGTTACGACATATCATCCGAAGCGCTAGCCATTGTCATGGAAGCCCACGATATACTACGTGCTGGATAGCAAGATGCTGCTATCAACAAGCAGGAAGGTTGATCCGAATGAAATTGCACCAAACATACGTTCCATCCTTACTGCTATGCACAGTTGCTATAGCGGGCTGTCAGGAAACTACTTCCAGAATGTGCGACGGCTTTCACCATCCCTTAGCAGAAGTCTGGACCGAGAATAATGGTTTGGGAGAAGTACGAACCTTTACCGATTTGTCTGGCAACCGCAAAAGCTACGTTTTGCAATCAATCGAGAGAACATCTCCGAGAGAAAACATTGTAAACGGATCAGACCCTAACCGGGTCAGCTGTCTGGAGTCAGCGGAATACTTGTATGTCGAGTCCAGTTCGGATATGGCATTCGAGTTTGACATTTTACAAAGAGACGTTCGTGCCGATCAACCGACAGAAGATCAAACTGTACGGTTGACGTTCAATGTGCAAAATCCGGTTGGCACTGATACCGATATGGGTACATTGATAAGATTTGAATTGGATGACCTGGCCTTTAACAATCTGTTGGGGAGCACGGACGGCAGCACTAATCCACGCGAAATTGAATATATCCCCCAGGCCACCGTCAACAATGAAGTTTATGCTGACCTACTACAGCATACATTCATAGACAACAGCACTCGTTTTACCGATGGTGTTGTTGATGAGCAGGCTCAGTGGGTTCGTGTCCTGCTCGCCAAAGATATCGGCCTGCTGCAATATGAGCTGTTGAACGGGACGGTGTACACACTGACGCGCGATTAGTGGTTATTTGCGCAGCGACACACGACACGCATGGGAGTTGGATTTCGCTCTGAGCGCAGCGCTGAAGCCCGGTGTTGGGCAGGTACATCGACAAGCTGCTATCAAACAGTCGGTGCGTATCGATGTCGCAGAAAGTGGCTGATGCTGTCCGCCAGTGCCACCATCAGCACAATCACCAGAATGCACGCCGCCACCTTGTCAAACTGGAAAACACTGAGTCGCAGATACAATTCCTGCCCGACACCACCGGCACCGACAATGCCCATTAATGTGGCGGCGCGCAAGTTGTGCTCCCAGCGATAAAGAGAATAGCTGAGCAATTGACTGCGAGCTTGTATCAACGTACTCCACAGGGGGGCAATGATGGGTCGACTGCCATTGGCGAGCAGATTTTCCAGTGCCGCCGCATCCTGATTTTCAAGACACTCACTATAGAGCCGGGACAACACACCGACACTGGCCAGAAACAGGGCTAGCGTGCCGGTAAACGGACCGATACCTGCCACGATGATCAGCAGCATGGCCCAGACCAGCTCGGGAATCGAGCGCAGTACGATCTGTACACCGCGTATGAAGACGATCAAGAGGCTACGGCCAACGGCCTGTTTTCTCTGATCTGCCACGAACAAGGCATAGCTGATCAGTAGAGCCACAATACAAGCCAGTGCTGTACCTGCAAAGGCCATGCTCAGGGTTTCCAGGGCGCCTGTTGCCAGGCGTTGCCATAATCCCAGCGAGGTATCGGGTGGCAAAAAGCCAAAGACGAACTCCTTGGTTCGCGCAAAGCTGGATGGCTTCAACCATTGGCCGACCTGCCAGTCCACCGCATGAAAACTACTGAGCACCAGCAATACCAAGGCAGCCATGCTGATTCGCTGCAACAACAGGGAGCGCTTTCCAGATAGAAGGCTTATATGACTCTCTTGTCTGTTGTGCCGGTGCAGATAGCGACGCAAAGAGCCGCTGAGGGTGTCGGCCAGGTAAACCAGCACGACGAACACCAGAATGATGCTCAAAACCTCCGGGGAGGACAATTGGCGTATGGATATCAACAGCTCCTGCCCTAGCCCGCCGGCGCCCACAAATCCTAGCACCACCGAGGTTCTCAGCGTACATTCCCAGCGATAGATCGAATACGACAACAACTCGGGAAGACATTCGGGCACGGTTGCATAGAACAGCGTCTGGGTGCGCGAACTTCCGTTGTCCAGCAAGTTGCCGGTGATACTGGCCTCACCCGACTCCATGATCTCGGCATAGTTCTTCGCCAGGATGCCCACATTGGTTATCAGCAAGCCCATGATGCCTGCGGTTGCTCCCAGGCCGGTAATACCCACAAAGAGCAGTGCCCAGATAAGCTCCGGGACACTGCGCATGAATAGCAACAGCCCGCGCAGTGTGCCGCGACAAATACGCGAAACTGGACTCATGCTCCGACCCCGGCTTGAGATGGACAGGCGGCTTGTCACCATCACGGCTAGCGGGGCTGCCAGTACGATCGCCAGCACGGTGGCGACCGTGGCGATCGAGACTGTCACGATCGTTGCCCGCATCAATCGCTGCAGAAATTCGGTATCGGTTCTGGGTGGCCAGAAGGTTGCGAAAAAATCCGCACCTGACTGCAGTGACTGACTATTGAGCAGTGTTGCAGGATGAAACTCAGAGCCGACCAGCGAGGCTGCAAACAGCAAGATCAGCCCCACACCCAACAAGGCGCGAGTGCTTCGCTCAGGATCACTCAGCAACATGCTTCGCAGCCGACTATCAATCCCGGAGTTCAGACTCATAGCCTCGGTACAGGGACTCGATCATCGGCTCATCGACATCCTCTGCTGGCAGATCAAACAGCACTCGGCCCTGCCGTAAACCGATGATGCGAGACAAATGACTACGCGCCAGTTCGACCTGATGCAAAGAGCACACAATGGACTGGCTGTTTTGAGTCACATGATTCAGCAAAGTACTCAGACACAGCTCGGAGCTGGAAGGGTCCAGCGCTGACAGTGGTTCATCGACGAACAGATATTCGGCTTCACAAGCCATGGCCCGAGCAATGGCAACCCGTTGCTTTTGTCCACCGGACAAGGTCTCAACAGGTCGCCACAAGTGCTGCTCAACATCAAGGCTTGACAGAAAACCATGCGCCAGCTCGACATCTGCGCGGGCTGGGAACATCAGCGAGCGCAAAGCAAATGCCAACGAACGTGTTGGCAATAGTCCGGACAAGACCGCCAGTGCGACTCGTTGCCTAGCTGGTAGAGGCGCCGATTGCGGGCAGAGATGAATCTTGCCGCGCATCCGTTGCAAACGGGCGGTTTTCTGCTGCCAGGGATCCTGCTCGTCGAGCGCCACGCTACCGGTTGACGGTGCAAGCGCCATGCTCATGATCCGCAACAAGGAGCTCTTGCCAGAACCACTGGGGCCGATCAGAGCCACCTGCTCCTGGCGATCAATGGTCAGGCAGATGTCATCCAGTGCCGGTGTCCCGTCATTGTAGGTGACACCAACCTGACCCAGTCTGAGGCTCAAGAGCTAGTTGCTGCCCAGTAGCTCAGCCGCTATTGCGGCGCGCTTGATGCCGTCATAGAAACTTGCCTCGGTGGGCACGAAACGCGTGGCTCGTTGCAGATCCAGGATGATTCGGTCTGACTCGTTCTCAGGATCCAGCGCAATAAAGGCATCAATGAGCTTGCCACGAATATCAGAAGACAGAGCCGGCCTGATAGTCCAGTTGTAATCATGATATTCAGGCGTGGTGTAGAACACCCGAAGCTTGTCAGTATCGACTTTACCTTCCTCGACAAGCTTCTCCCACACCTTGATATTCAGGGCGCCTGCAGCAACCCGACCACCTGCAACCGAAAAGGCCGTTGCATCGTGAGCACCTGAAAATGCAATGGACAGATCATTGTCGACATCGATTCCCTCGCTGCTCAGATAATGTCTGGGCATCAGATGGCCTGATGTGGATGAAGGTGAACCAAACGAGAAGCTGACGCCTTTCAAATCGGCGATCGACTGGATGGCTGAATCAGTCTGTGTAATGAAAACCGACTGAAAACGCTCGTCTTCCGCTCGTTGGACAATAGGCTCTACTTTGCCATCGGATCGCTGCGCCGCTTGCACGTAAGTGAAACCACCCAGCCAGGCCATATCGATCTGTTCGCTGACCAGAGCTTCAACGGCTGCCGCGTAATCGGTTACAGGCACAAAAGAGACCGGCATTTCCAGAACCTGCGACAGATAGTCCGCCAACGGTTCGAACTTGCGTATCAGTTCTGTCGGGGCCTCATCCGGGATCGCGCTGATGCGGAATGTATTCTGTGTATCAGCGTGGGATTGCCCGCCAATAATGCTGAATGTCAGCAAAGTAGCGCAGGCCAGAAATCGGGTAAATCTCTGAGATCTGGCTCCAGGGCTTACTGCCGAGCACAGGCGCTGTACAACAACCGATGTAGATCGTGTCATGTTGATAATTCAATCACAATTGCGGCAAGATTAAATGGGCTTGCCAAGGCGGCTGGACTATAGCAAATATTCCGGCTCAATCGTGATTTCTGACAGACTAAGGGATCGTGATAAGACATCACAAAGAGGAGCAACCCTCCTCTTTGTAGTGATCAATCCGGCTACGGTGCGCTATCACCAAATGCTGCCATGAGTGCTCCGACCAGAGTCGACAGCAACAAGATAACAGTGGGCAGGAAAGTCAGTATGAAGCCCAATCCACGTTTGGCCGGGTCTGCCACATAGGCGTTCGAGTAGAGGAAACGCCCGATCAGATAGACGCACCCGATCAGTGATACCAGCGAAGGAGACCAATAGTATGACGCCATGAACAACGCCGGCAGAAAGCAGACCAGCTGTTCCAGCGTATTCATCTGAACACGGTAGACCCGTTCAAACTGCTCATTACCCGTGACAGCAGGCGCTTTGACGCCATGAGTCTCTCGAGCCTTACCTACCAATACAGAGAAAAGTATGAACTGCAGGATGGCAAGAACAGCCACGATATGAACAATACTCATGTACGATTTCCGGTTAAATTAGTTATCAGTTGAAAATTGGGCAAGCCGCTTCAAGGCATCACCGCTCAAACGATAGCCGACCCACTCATTCTGGCGCTCGGCATCCATGGAGTTATACACGTCTATTGCTTGCTGATTCCATTTGAGTACGCTCCACTCCATCCGGTGACAGCTATTCTGCATCGCGATAGCGGCCAGATGGCTCATGAGCATTTTGCCGACCCCAAGACCACGATATCCCTGTGAGACATAAAGATCTTCCAGATACAGTCCGTTGCGACCTAACCAGGTTGAGTAGTTGAAGAAGTACACAGCCATGCCAACGGCAGCCGTGCGCCTTTCGGCAATGAGCGCATAAGCCTTACAGTCATCTGAAAAAAGAGATTTTCTGACATCCCCTATCGTCGACTTTACTTCTGCCCTGGATTTTTCAAAACTGGCAAGATCGATGATGAATTCATGTATCTGCTCAGCATCTTCAAGCATCGCCGGTCGTATGATGATGTTGGCCATAAGTTATTTTACATTCGGTCAGCTCTCTTGATTACTCATTATAGCGACCGAGCTGCGCCAGCCTCAAAAGACTCGTGCAGCGTGATGAAAAAGCTTCAGGTGCTGAGCACGTTCAAATGCCTGGAAGATCTGCTTCGAAGTTGGCGTTTTTCGCTGTTTTCACGGGATACATCCTGTATCCCGTGAAGCACGGCCTCTGGCAGCTGGCGGCGTTCGTCCAGTCCAATGTAACAGGTTACCAGCACAATTCTGAACCACCGGTGACCCGTCACCGGTCACGATCCAGACTCGAAACTCACCCTCGACCAGCGTTTAGCTCACAGCTGCTGGCGGTGGCATTGTGGCCTCCAGATCATGCCCCTTCAGCGGGTCCGGGAAACCGATTTTACTCATATCCTTGATCGCCTCGCCACTGTCCACCCATTTCTGTATCTCGGCTTCGCTCGCCTTGGGGGAGAACAAACCGGTATACGCGTAGAGAATACCGAATACGGGGGACAACCAGCAGGCAAAAGAGAGTGGAATGTACAACAGGTTCTCGACCTGTCCATCTGAAATTCCAAGTCCCAGTGCGGTGATTACAAAAGCACCACCGGCATTCCACGGAATCAGTGGAGACATCAGCGTGCCACCTTCTTCAACCGCACGACTCAGGTTCAGTGTGGAATAACCCATTCCCCGGTACGCAGGAGCATACATACGCCCTGGCAATGCAATGGACAGGTAGGGGTCGCCGGCGACAAGATTGGTGGCGAATGAGGTGCCGATAGCGGCAGTCTGCACGCCTGCGAATGTACGCACACGAGTAAGAATGGCATTGATGATGGCTTCAAGACAACCTATACGCTCCAGTGCGCCACCAAAACCCAGTGCAATCAAGACCAGTGAGATAACCCACATCATCGATTGAATGCCACCGCGATTCAGCAAGGTATCGATTTCTGTCACACCCGTCTCGATCGAATAACCACTGTTTGCATAACTGAATACGTCATGCAAACCGACGCCCTGAAATATGATGGCCATCAAACCTCCCAACAGGACACCGGCAAACAGAGAAGGAATGGGGGGCTTCTTGGCGATCGCAAGACCGATGACCAGCAATGCCGGAAGCAGCAACCAGGGCGAAATCCAGAAACTTGCCTGCAGTGCTGTGGTGATCGTATCGATTTTTTCGAACGAGGTAGCACTGGGGTCAATCCAGGCATAGCCTGCGTAGGCGTAGATACCGAGGGCCACGAGCATAGCCGGTACGGTGGTTGGCATCATGTTACGAATATGGTCAAACAGATCGACTCCGGTGACCGCCGGTGCCAGATTTGTCGTATCCGATAGCGGTGAGATCTTGTCCCCAAAAAAGGCCCCCGAAACAACGGCACCTGCCGTCCAGTACATCGGAATACCGAAACCTGCACCGATGCCCATCAGGGCCAGGCCCACCGTACCCGACGTACCCCAGGAGGTTCCCAGCGAGACGGAGACAACGGCACACAGTGCCATCGCGGCTGCCAGAAATATTTCAGGGGTGAGAAGCTTCAAACCGTAGTAGATCAGTGTGGGCACTGTGCCACTGGAAATCCACACACCGATGATCATGCCCACGGCGATCAACACCGAGACTGAGGGCAGTGCTACATGGATAACATGGAAGATGCCCTGTTCAATGCTCGGCCATTTGTAACCGAGTTTCATGCCGACCAGACCCGTTATCGCAAGGCCGATAGCCAAAGGTATATGCGGGGTAAAATCGCCAAAATAGAATAACTGTACGCCGAGTACGATCAGCGTCAGCAAGATTGGCAGTAACGCAAGACCCAGTGAGGGTAGTGCGTGCTCCCGTTGTTCGCTCTGCATTGGATTAAAGCTCCTTTTATACGTACAGCGGATGTGCAGCACACAGGTGCTGAACCTGACTCAGCACTCGTGCTTCAATAGCGGCATCACCCTCACCCTCTGTCTGCGACAAGGCTTGAACCACTTCGAGCACCAACTCACCCACTTGTCGAAATTCGCTCTCACCAAAGCCTCGCGTGGTGCAGGCTGCTGTGCCCAGGCGCACCCCAGAGGTCACGAACGGCTTCTCCGGATCAAATGGGATTGAATTCTTGTTACACGTCAGACCCGCCCGCTCAAGCGCCTGTTCGGCATCACGTCCATTGACCCCTTTGGGCCGCAGATCAACCAGCACCAGGTGTGTATCCGTACCGCCGGAGACAATATCAAGACCACCCTGTTGCAAGACCTCGGACAATGCTCTGGCATTGGTCAACACCTGCTGGCTATACAGCTTGAACGCCGGTTGCAACGCCTCCCCCAATGCCACAGCCTTTGCCGCAATGACATGCATCAGTGGCCCACCCTGATTACCTGGAAACACAGCAGAATTGAATTTCTTTGCCAGCGCCTCGTCGTTACACAGAATCATGCCGCCGCGAGGACCGCGCAGCGTTTTGTGTACCGTGGTGGTCACTACATGCGCATGCGGTAGTGGGTCAGGATAAAGGCCTGAGGCAATCAGACCCGCATAGTGCGCCATATCCACCATCAGATAGGCACCCACTTCATCGGCTATTTCCCGGAAGCCTGCAAAATCAATCGCTCGAGGATAAGCTGAAGCACCCGCGATGATCAGCTTCGGACGGGTTTCCAGAGCCACTTTGCGAACCTGCTCCATGTCGATGAGCTGATCCGATTCGCGCACTTCATAGCTGACGACATCGAACCATTTGCCAGACATGGTGACAGGTGAACCATGAGTCAGATGTCCGCCATGTGCCAGAGACATACCCATGATGCGATCGCCAGGTGCCAGCAGTGCCAGAAAGACCGCCTGATTGGCCTGGGCTCCCGAGTGTGGCTGTACATTGGCAAACTTTGCACCGAAAAGCTCTTTGGCACGCTCGATGGCAATGGTTTCTACCGTATCGACATGCTCACACCCACCGTAGTAACGACGACCGGGATATCCCTCAGCATACTTGTTGGTCAGTACCGAGCCCTGTGCCAGCAACACATCTGTGGAGACGATATTCTCCGAGGCGATCAGTTCGATCGTATTGCGCTGTCGCTCCAGTTCCAGGGCAATAGCATCGGCGATGGCAGTATCGCTGATAGTTTGTGTATTAATCAGATCAGACATGTGTATCTCTAGGCGAAAAATCTAAAATTGTTCAACATCCGGCAAGCAGTTCCTGATTGGCCATGCTCAGAAATTCCCGGACGAAGGCAAGCCTCAAGCTGCTACGATACTTTCAGTGAGCATGCCGTGGCAGGCGTAGAGAATCGCGCTATCGCACGATCTAGTCAAATAACTAAATCTCATGCCCCCTTAAGTATTAGTTACACCTTTATGTGGTCTGGAAAAAACAGGTAATGACTCAACTACCGCTGAACGCGCTGCGAGTATTCGAAGCTGCCGCACGCAACAACAGTTTCAGAGCCGCAGCAGACGAGCTCTGCGTATCACAGCCGGCAGTCAGCCTGCAAATCAAGAATCTGGAGGACTGGCTCAATGCCCCACTGTACGATCGCACAGACAATCGTCCGCGCCTGCTCCCCCATGGCGAAGTACTAGCCCGAGCACTGACGGTTTCACTGGCCGACATCGAGGGATCCTGTCGTCGGGCACGCCGTCATTCGGAGTCGCAAACCCTGGTTATCGCAGCCATTCCCTCGGTGGCGATCTGCTGGCTGATTCCGCGCTTGTCCAGTTTTCGCGCACTGCACCCCGAGCTCAATGTCAGGATTATCTACGCCATTCACGGACAGGAAATTGATTTTGGCGATGTGGATCTTGCCTTTGTTTTCGACAACTCACTGCCTAGTCGAGCAGGTGCGCATACCCACACCTTTCTTCCCGGCATCAGTGCGCCGGTCTGCAGTCCTGCTGTGCGCGAGACCATGAGCGGAGAGCGGCTACCTGAAGGCATCGCACTTGCCGGCTTTTTGCATGAACACGATCACACCGGTTGGGCTCGATGGTTTGCACGTGCCGATTGCGGTTCAGCACCATCGCTGTCAGGGCCTGTATTCGAAGATTTCAACCTGTTGCGTGCGGCAGCGCTCGCCGGCCAGGGGGTTGCACTTTGTCCGTTAGCCATCATCCGGGAAGACCTGCAATCGGGAAATCTTGTCCAGTTATCAGACATCACAGTCAACAAAGACTACATCTACTACTTGCTTGAACATGCCTTCTGCGACGAGACCACGAGGCAGGCCACCCAAGCCTTCAGATCTTGGCTGTTCGACACACGCGACAAGGAATTTGCCGCAACCAGTTTCGGCCTTGCTTCAGAGGCGATTGACGGCACAAAAAACGCGGATCGAAGCTGACATCACGTGGCGACAGTGGTTATTCGATACTCGATAGCATGCAATGAGCCTCGCTCTGGACTGAAGCCCAATCCGATACTGCCAAAATTGTCCAACGATGCAGATTCACGACGAATGAATTCAGACGAGAGCCCGCCTCGAATAATATAGGTTCCATTGGTGCTTGAATCATGGATCAGACACCGCCCCCTGACAAGTTCGATCCTGGCATGATTACGTGATGCTGATTCGATATCGATGACGACATCATTGTCAACGGCGCGCCCAAATGTAAGCACCGAATTGCCCTCATCGATGCGGATGCGCCGCTCACCTATCAGTAGATCAAGTACCGGGTTGGTCTGATAATGCTGAGTGCGACCGACTGCCGTGATGATACCGGTCTCTGCACTGTCGTTATTCCAATGAATCCGATACACCGGCATGGGTGAACTCATTCCTTTGAAGTCCACACGATCAAGGAACAATGCACTTGAGCGATGCGGTAGTGACAATTGCGCCACGGCCTCTTCCGTTATGCAGATTTCATCCGCTTCAGCATATGCTGCTACGCGTGCCGCCAGGTTCACAGCATTGCCATAGATATCACCGGTATCGGGGATGACCTCACCGTGGTGAAACCCGACTCGGACTGACAGATCCAGATTCTGATGCTCCCTCTGGATATCGATGGATGCCAGGTACGCCAAATCCGGGTGCGAGAAGCTGGCCAGTATCGCATCGCCTATCGTTCGCAATAACGTTCCCTGATGACGCTCAACAATCGCGCGCATATACCTCAACGAATCACTCACCTGTTGGTGGGCTTCTACATCACCTTTTGTCTGGTACAAACGCGTGCTACCTGCAAGGTCTGCAAATAACACGGTCAGGGTCTGTGAGCTCATGACTGATACCAGCGTTGATGAAAATAGGTCGCAGTCATTATCCACCTTCACGACGCGAAGTTCGCAAAGTGGCCAAGACAGGTGCAATATCAGGTTCAGGCAACCGAGCTTTGCTCACGCTGCTGCACTTGATAACACATACTTCAGATACGTTCCATCGTCTGAATGGGTAGTTTCACCGAATTTCCAGACAATCTATCCGATTTTCGTAACAGTGAATTGTCATATGTTTTCTGTAGCAAGATTGCAAATGGAGTTATAACAGGATGGCTACTCGACCTTGTTCTCGCCGCCATCCTCATCAAAGTCACGACATGACGTTCAACCTTGCGAATGTGCTGCAAGCAGTTCCGCCAGAAACGTATCTCTAAGCAGGTTCGGTTCCGCACCCTCGCGGGTTATCGCCACAAATGGGGTATGAAAATTAAGCTGCTCGGGCAACAAGCGCCGCATTTCACCTGAGTTTATCCAACGCGTTGCCAAATGCTCCGGCAAGAAGCCTATGAATTTCCCACTGAGGATCAAGGTAGTCACACCTTCAATCTTGTTAGTACGGGCCGCCGGTGTCTGGTCAGGAAAAAACTCCCGAAATCTGGTGTTAAGCGTGTAACCCGGAACGACAAAATTCTGCTTCTTGATCAAATCAATTGTCAGACTCTCATCTTGAATCGGAAAGAGTTCGTGGTCAGTGCTGCAGTAAAGAAATAGTGACTCCTCGTAGAGATGAGAATAAATCAGTGCTGGCAGGCGGTGATGGAATGGGATAA is a window encoding:
- a CDS encoding PhnE/PtxC family ABC transporter permease, with the protein product MSLNSGIDSRLRSMLLSDPERSTRALLGVGLILLFAASLVGSEFHPATLLNSQSLQSGADFFATFWPPRTDTEFLQRLMRATIVTVSIATVATVLAIVLAAPLAVMVTSRLSISSRGRSMSPVSRICRGTLRGLLLFMRSVPELIWALLFVGITGLGATAGIMGLLITNVGILAKNYAEIMESGEASITGNLLDNGSSRTQTLFYATVPECLPELLSYSIYRWECTLRTSVVLGFVGAGGLGQELLISIRQLSSPEVLSIILVFVVLVYLADTLSGSLRRYLHRHNRQESHISLLSGKRSLLLQRISMAALVLLVLSSFHAVDWQVGQWLKPSSFARTKEFVFGFLPPDTSLGLWQRLATGALETLSMAFAGTALACIVALLISYALFVADQRKQAVGRSLLIVFIRGVQIVLRSIPELVWAMLLIIVAGIGPFTGTLALFLASVGVLSRLYSECLENQDAAALENLLANGSRPIIAPLWSTLIQARSQLLSYSLYRWEHNLRAATLMGIVGAGGVGQELYLRLSVFQFDKVAACILVIVLMVALADSISHFLRHRYAPTV
- a CDS encoding phosphonate ABC transporter ATP-binding protein, producing the protein MSLRLGQVGVTYNDGTPALDDICLTIDRQEQVALIGPSGSGKSSLLRIMSMALAPSTGSVALDEQDPWQQKTARLQRMRGKIHLCPQSAPLPARQRVALAVLSGLLPTRSLAFALRSLMFPARADVELAHGFLSSLDVEQHLWRPVETLSGGQKQRVAIARAMACEAEYLFVDEPLSALDPSSSELCLSTLLNHVTQNSQSIVCSLHQVELARSHLSRIIGLRQGRVLFDLPAEDVDEPMIESLYRGYESELRD
- a CDS encoding putative selenate ABC transporter substrate-binding protein; the encoded protein is MTRSTSVVVQRLCSAVSPGARSQRFTRFLACATLLTFSIIGGQSHADTQNTFRISAIPDEAPTELIRKFEPLADYLSQVLEMPVSFVPVTDYAAAVEALVSEQIDMAWLGGFTYVQAAQRSDGKVEPIVQRAEDERFQSVFITQTDSAIQSIADLKGVSFSFGSPSSTSGHLMPRHYLSSEGIDVDNDLSIAFSGAHDATAFSVAGGRVAAGALNIKVWEKLVEEGKVDTDKLRVFYTTPEYHDYNWTIRPALSSDIRGKLIDAFIALDPENESDRIILDLQRATRFVPTEASFYDGIKRAAIAAELLGSN
- a CDS encoding MAPEG family protein, with translation MSIVHIVAVLAILQFILFSVLVGKARETHGVKAPAVTGNEQFERVYRVQMNTLEQLVCFLPALFMASYYWSPSLVSLIGCVYLIGRFLYSNAYVADPAKRGLGFILTFLPTVILLLSTLVGALMAAFGDSAP
- a CDS encoding GNAT family N-acetyltransferase, which encodes MANIIIRPAMLEDAEQIHEFIIDLASFEKSRAEVKSTIGDVRKSLFSDDCKAYALIAERRTAAVGMAVYFFNYSTWLGRNGLYLEDLYVSQGYRGLGVGKMLMSHLAAIAMQNSCHRMEWSVLKWNQQAIDVYNSMDAERQNEWVGYRLSGDALKRLAQFSTDN
- the nhaC gene encoding Na+/H+ antiporter NhaC — encoded protein: MQSEQREHALPSLGLALLPILLTLIVLGVQLFYFGDFTPHIPLAIGLAITGLVGMKLGYKWPSIEQGIFHVIHVALPSVSVLIAVGMIIGVWISSGTVPTLIYYGLKLLTPEIFLAAAMALCAVVSVSLGTSWGTSGTVGLALMGIGAGFGIPMYWTAGAVVSGAFFGDKISPLSDTTNLAPAVTGVDLFDHIRNMMPTTVPAMLVALGIYAYAGYAWIDPSATSFEKIDTITTALQASFWISPWLLLPALLVIGLAIAKKPPIPSLFAGVLLGGLMAIIFQGVGLHDVFSYANSGYSIETGVTEIDTLLNRGGIQSMMWVISLVLIALGFGGALERIGCLEAIINAILTRVRTFAGVQTAAIGTSFATNLVAGDPYLSIALPGRMYAPAYRGMGYSTLNLSRAVEEGGTLMSPLIPWNAGGAFVITALGLGISDGQVENLLYIPLSFACWLSPVFGILYAYTGLFSPKASEAEIQKWVDSGEAIKDMSKIGFPDPLKGHDLEATMPPPAAVS
- the glyA gene encoding serine hydroxymethyltransferase — encoded protein: MSDLINTQTISDTAIADAIALELERQRNTIELIASENIVSTDVLLAQGSVLTNKYAEGYPGRRYYGGCEHVDTVETIAIERAKELFGAKFANVQPHSGAQANQAVFLALLAPGDRIMGMSLAHGGHLTHGSPVTMSGKWFDVVSYEVRESDQLIDMEQVRKVALETRPKLIIAGASAYPRAIDFAGFREIADEVGAYLMVDMAHYAGLIASGLYPDPLPHAHVVTTTVHKTLRGPRGGMILCNDEALAKKFNSAVFPGNQGGPLMHVIAAKAVALGEALQPAFKLYSQQVLTNARALSEVLQQGGLDIVSGGTDTHLVLVDLRPKGVNGRDAEQALERAGLTCNKNSIPFDPEKPFVTSGVRLGTAACTTRGFGESEFRQVGELVLEVVQALSQTEGEGDAAIEARVLSQVQHLCAAHPLYV
- a CDS encoding LysR family transcriptional regulator, which produces MTQLPLNALRVFEAAARNNSFRAAADELCVSQPAVSLQIKNLEDWLNAPLYDRTDNRPRLLPHGEVLARALTVSLADIEGSCRRARRHSESQTLVIAAIPSVAICWLIPRLSSFRALHPELNVRIIYAIHGQEIDFGDVDLAFVFDNSLPSRAGAHTHTFLPGISAPVCSPAVRETMSGERLPEGIALAGFLHEHDHTGWARWFARADCGSAPSLSGPVFEDFNLLRAAALAGQGVALCPLAIIREDLQSGNLVQLSDITVNKDYIYYLLEHAFCDETTRQATQAFRSWLFDTRDKEFAATSFGLASEAIDGTKNADRS
- a CDS encoding adenylate/guanylate cyclase domain-containing protein yields the protein MSSQTLTVLFADLAGSTRLYQTKGDVEAHQQVSDSLRYMRAIVERHQGTLLRTIGDAILASFSHPDLAYLASIDIQREHQNLDLSVRVGFHHGEVIPDTGDIYGNAVNLAARVAAYAEADEICITEEAVAQLSLPHRSSALFLDRVDFKGMSSPMPVYRIHWNNDSAETGIITAVGRTQHYQTNPVLDLLIGERRIRIDEGNSVLTFGRAVDNDVVIDIESASRNHARIELVRGRCLIHDSSTNGTYIIRGGLSSEFIRRESASLDNFGSIGLGFSPERGSLHAIEYRITTVAT